The Streptomyces spororaveus genome includes a region encoding these proteins:
- a CDS encoding DUF445 domain-containing protein — protein MFVFSAADEERRRGVRRMKATATGLLLLVALIYVLAKYAQHAWGAGGWAAFVAAAAEAGMVGALADWFAVTALFRHPLGLPIPHTAIIPTKKDQLGVTLGEFVGENFLSSDVVRARLHALGIGGRLGSWLAEPEHADRVTAELAAALRGALTVLRDSDVQAVVGEAITRRAETAEIAPGIGKTLERVVEDGGHRRAVDLICAKAHDWLVTHGASITDAVQGGAPGWTPRFVDRKVGERVYKELLRFVTEMRDMPEHPARGAVDRFLTDFAADLQSDTETRAKVERLKSEILARDEVQDVIASAWSAIRSMIISAAEDEQSELRLRVRASLISLGARLATDGRLQAKVEGWIEGAVVYVVTTYRTEITSLITDTVAAWDAEHTSRKIEAHIGRDLQFIRINGTVVGALAGLLIYTVSRAFGA, from the coding sequence ATGTTCGTGTTCAGCGCCGCCGACGAGGAGCGCCGCCGCGGGGTCCGGCGGATGAAGGCCACCGCCACCGGCCTGCTGCTCCTGGTGGCGCTGATCTACGTACTCGCCAAGTACGCCCAGCACGCCTGGGGCGCCGGCGGCTGGGCCGCGTTCGTCGCCGCCGCGGCCGAGGCAGGCATGGTCGGCGCGCTCGCGGACTGGTTCGCCGTGACCGCCCTCTTCCGGCACCCGCTCGGCCTGCCCATCCCGCACACCGCGATCATCCCGACCAAGAAGGACCAGCTCGGCGTCACCCTCGGCGAGTTCGTCGGCGAGAACTTCCTCTCGTCCGACGTGGTCCGGGCCCGCCTCCACGCCCTCGGCATCGGCGGCCGCCTCGGCTCCTGGCTGGCCGAGCCCGAACACGCGGACCGGGTCACCGCCGAGCTGGCCGCCGCCCTGCGCGGCGCGCTCACCGTGCTGCGCGACTCCGACGTCCAGGCCGTCGTCGGCGAGGCCATCACCCGGCGCGCCGAGACCGCCGAGATCGCTCCGGGCATCGGCAAGACCCTGGAGCGGGTCGTCGAGGACGGCGGCCACCGCCGGGCCGTCGACCTCATCTGCGCCAAGGCCCATGACTGGCTGGTCACGCACGGGGCCTCGATCACGGACGCGGTCCAGGGCGGCGCCCCCGGCTGGACCCCGAGGTTCGTGGACCGCAAGGTGGGCGAGCGCGTCTACAAGGAGCTGCTCCGCTTCGTCACGGAGATGCGGGACATGCCCGAGCATCCGGCGCGCGGGGCGGTGGACCGTTTCCTGACGGACTTCGCGGCCGATCTCCAGTCGGACACGGAGACCCGCGCGAAGGTGGAGCGGCTCAAGTCCGAGATCCTGGCACGCGACGAGGTCCAGGACGTCATCGCCTCCGCATGGTCGGCGATCCGGTCGATGATCATCTCGGCGGCGGAGGACGAGCAGAGCGAGCTGCGCCTGAGGGTCCGCGCCTCGCTGATCTCCCTCGGTGCGCGCCTGGCCACCGACGGCCGCCTGCAGGCGAAGGTGGAGGGCTGGATCGAGGGCGCGGTCGTCTACGTGGTCACCACCTACCGGACCGAGATCACCTCGCTGATCACGGACACGGTGGCGGCCTGGGACGCCGAGCACACCTCCCGCAAGATCGAGGCCCACATCGGCCGTGACCTGCAGTTCATCCGTATCAACGGCACGGTGGTCGGCGCCCTGGCGGGCCTGTTGATCTATACGGTGTCCCGCGCCTTCGGGGCGTAG
- a CDS encoding GNAT family N-acetyltransferase produces MICYGPAVLDLSDELADAYSEVFSAPPWNEDEETIRQFALRLQADSRRAGFRTAFAQSAAGIDGFATAWITPKAFPRDRGYGQVSAQLGRPRVRELLIGALEIDELAVRPHARGTGTGRALLAEITADAPDDRAWLLTARVATDTVATYRRLGWHEVAPLPGTQNGVVVFLAPNHPSA; encoded by the coding sequence GTGATCTGTTATGGACCGGCCGTGCTGGACCTGTCGGACGAACTGGCCGACGCCTACAGCGAGGTGTTCTCCGCCCCACCGTGGAACGAGGACGAAGAAACCATTCGCCAGTTCGCCCTCCGGCTCCAGGCCGACAGCCGCCGCGCCGGTTTCCGTACCGCCTTCGCGCAGTCGGCCGCCGGCATCGACGGCTTCGCCACCGCCTGGATCACCCCCAAGGCGTTCCCCCGCGACCGCGGCTACGGACAGGTCTCCGCGCAGCTCGGCCGGCCGCGCGTACGGGAACTCCTCATCGGCGCCCTGGAGATCGACGAGCTCGCCGTACGCCCGCACGCGCGCGGGACCGGCACCGGGCGCGCCCTGCTCGCCGAGATCACCGCCGACGCCCCCGACGACCGCGCCTGGCTGCTGACCGCACGGGTGGCCACCGACACCGTCGCCACCTACCGGCGCCTCGGCTGGCACGAGGTCGCCCCCCTGCCCGGCACGCAGAACGGCGTCGTCGTCTTCCTCGCCCCGAACCACCCCTCGGCCTGA
- a CDS encoding transcriptional regulator: protein MSMDFGRPPRAAENQELVEKRLQEAAAGQGLQETLTIEWRTKPMVVQVIDMPIDQVYFNPSTHRIRAQRSFDPDRDELLTADAWSEESQDYLRHLLQALPSNPGKRDGDFDDLKSSLKEYRQNEPGLITRDGILVNGNTRVAALRELGVLSVRVGVLPETCTWSDINSVELSLQLRHDTRRPYSYINRLLTIEEQVGNGRPLADIAREFRIRPETAKQDQWVLTTLKDLVNRSRTGAVQLKLMDFEDHQEKLRELHRAFTKESKLNPGQADLLKENKLALIVLEFSKTDVRLADVDFRARYLHRHLPEQLKQTPAAPTARVIPGLNRSVGAESPQVAAAKAFTNVLLQAKAVERAPGAVPREQADEAAAIWRQAKEAVEEALVPAGKDARVRKRKQAAPDRLHDAIQDIDQCVTDLALARASRSLDEESLDEAVLALKSSLLKLAREASRSVEEPGDGVAWLLATMRQEAE from the coding sequence GTGAGCATGGACTTTGGCCGGCCGCCCCGTGCCGCTGAGAACCAGGAACTGGTTGAGAAGCGGCTCCAGGAGGCTGCCGCTGGCCAGGGGCTTCAGGAGACTCTGACCATTGAGTGGCGGACCAAGCCGATGGTCGTCCAGGTCATCGACATGCCCATCGACCAGGTGTACTTCAACCCTTCGACGCACCGGATCCGAGCGCAGCGCAGCTTCGACCCTGACCGCGACGAGCTGCTCACGGCTGACGCATGGAGTGAGGAGAGCCAGGACTACCTCCGCCACCTGCTGCAGGCACTGCCTTCGAACCCTGGTAAGCGCGACGGTGACTTCGACGACCTGAAATCCAGCCTCAAAGAGTACCGTCAGAACGAGCCGGGTCTGATCACTCGGGACGGGATCCTCGTCAACGGCAACACCCGCGTGGCAGCCCTCCGTGAACTCGGCGTGCTCAGTGTCCGCGTGGGCGTATTGCCTGAGACCTGCACGTGGTCCGACATCAACTCGGTGGAACTCTCGCTGCAGCTTCGTCATGACACCCGTCGGCCGTACTCCTATATCAACCGGCTCCTCACGATTGAAGAGCAGGTCGGCAACGGCAGGCCGCTCGCGGACATTGCGAGGGAATTCCGGATCAGGCCCGAAACGGCTAAGCAGGACCAGTGGGTACTGACTACGCTGAAAGACTTGGTGAACCGTTCCCGTACGGGGGCGGTTCAGCTCAAGCTGATGGACTTTGAGGATCATCAGGAGAAGCTGCGTGAGCTGCACCGGGCCTTTACCAAGGAGTCCAAGCTGAACCCGGGGCAGGCTGACTTGCTCAAGGAGAACAAGCTCGCTCTGATCGTCCTTGAGTTCTCCAAGACGGACGTCCGGCTCGCCGACGTGGACTTCAGGGCGCGCTACCTGCACCGTCACCTTCCGGAACAGCTGAAGCAGACTCCGGCAGCACCCACTGCGCGCGTCATCCCGGGCCTGAACCGGAGTGTGGGAGCCGAGAGCCCTCAGGTGGCTGCTGCCAAGGCGTTCACCAACGTGCTGCTGCAAGCCAAAGCCGTAGAGAGGGCTCCCGGGGCAGTGCCCCGCGAGCAGGCAGATGAAGCTGCCGCGATCTGGAGGCAGGCGAAGGAAGCGGTTGAGGAGGCACTGGTGCCGGCGGGCAAGGATGCCCGGGTGCGCAAGCGCAAGCAGGCAGCCCCGGATCGGCTGCACGACGCTATCCAGGACATTGACCAGTGCGTTACGGACCTGGCGCTGGCTCGCGCCTCGCGCAGTCTGGACGAGGAGAGTCTCGACGAGGCGGTACTGGCCTTGAAGTCGAGCCTGCTCAAGCTGGCACGGGAGGCCTCGCGCAGCGTTGAGGAACCCGGTGACGGTGTGGCGTGGCTGCTTGCCACGATGCGGCAGGAGGCGGAGTGA